The DNA window CTTTCTTAAAATCTTCTTCAGAAATAAATGTCAATCTTCAACCCCCCTAAGAAGCTCCTCGATATTGCTCTTCAACTTCTCCTTTATCTCATTTATTTTCCTCTCAAGTTCCAAAATCTTATTATTCTTGGAATTTATTTCATCTGTCAGGTTAGACTTCTCCTCTTCCAGCTTCTTAACCTTCTCTTTAAGCCTGTTAATTTCCACCTGTGATTCATTCCTGTAAGTTTCAAAATTTTCCATAAGCTTCTTTATCTGCTCTTCAATCTTCCTCTTTTCAAGATAAAGCCCCTCGATTTCATTCCCCTTTTTCTCTCTGTACAGGGAGTATTCTTCTCTAATATTATTCAGAGTTTCTTCAAGAGAACTCCTTTCAGACTTGATTTTTTGAAGTTCTGACGTTACTTCGCCAAGACCCCCTTTGAGTTTCATGTTTTCGTTAGAAGTCTTCTCCAGCTCATCTTTAAGAGCAGTTACTCTGGGTTTCAGATGATTTACCCGATTTCCAAGTTCCTTAATTTTCAATTTCAACATTCTCTTCTCAGGATTTGTTTCCAGCTCCACACCTGCCATATTGTTCTCAATAAAATCAATAAGCTCCTGCAGGGCACTGTCACCCTCGGACAGTATCTCTGAAAGATTGCTTTTTATTTCTAGAATCTGGTTATAATCCTCATAATCTCCAGGTTTTTCCTCTTCAAGCTTTGCAATCTTTTCCCTGAGCTCAAGCGCATAGCCCTCTGTCTCCTTTCTTCTGTTATCAATATCACTGCACGCTTTCTCTATTGAATCAAGATCTGCAAATTCAACTCTCACTTCTTCAGCCCTGGCTTTTTCTCTTTCCTTAATCTTTCTGGCTTTCTTTTCAATCTCCTCACATAGATACGTTAAAACAACAACCTTTTCTTCAGGCTCAATATTCTCCGCCTTGATAATACCAAAGAATCTTTTTCTGTGATTTTTTTCCCTGAGGTGAATAGAATCAATGGCTGAAGGTTCTCTGACAATAATGGAAAATAGCTCACTGACTTCAATTTCTTCATCATCCCTGAAGATAACACATCCCTCGACTATTTTCCCGGCTCTATTAATAAAATTCTTTTCGAGCTCTCCGAGTTCCTTCCTGAGAGTTGCTTTTATTCTTTCAAGAGCAATTTTATATTCGTTCTTCCTCTGGAAGAATTTCCCGCAGATGAACCCAACTTTAGGTTCTACTTCTTTTTTTTCCTTCTCAACCTCTTCAAGCTCCTTTTCTATTTCAGAAAGAGCCTCTTTAATTTTTATATATTGCCTGTGATTGGCTATTTCATTCTGAAGAGCACTCTCCAGTTCTATAATGCCTGAAGAAAGAGGCATGATTTTCTGATCCATCTCATCCCTTAGCTCAGGATTATATCTCTTAAAGGCAAAACTAAGAGAATTTAGTTTTTCCTCTATGGATTTTGCCTGAATACTGGAGTGCCTGAGAACCTGCCTGAAGCTTCTATCACTTGCCGTTTCAAAATTAGCCAGGCTTTCTATCATGCCAAGAAGAGAATACCAACTCTCTTTCAGACCTCTGGCTTCTTTAATCACATCATCAGTAGAATGAGAACTCTCCATCACTTTAATCCCTGAGAAATTTATAAGCGTAGGTATATATATGTTCTTCCCCTTTTTTATATTATGGTAGAGGTAATAGCTGAGTATTACGCTAAAGCTGATGATTTTAATGATGGGATTCACACTGCTATGGACAGGCAGGAAAAGTTAAAAACAATCGAAATATAACATGATAATATGCGCACCAAGGAATTAATCGAAATTCAGAGGAAGGAGAAGGTGAGCCCTTACCTCCAGGACCTGGGAGAGAATTTTTATCAGGAGGTAAAGGAACTCATTAATCGGAAGTACTCCAACTATAGCAAGCTTAGAGATGAGGATGTCTCGAGAGTCTCTCTGGCTTTGCAGGAACTTGAGAATATCAAAAATATAGCTCTTGACTTATATGAGACAAGGGAACGCAAGATAGTTTCAAATGCTCTTTATTTTGTAAAATCAGGAGAGGAGATAGAGTATGAGAATCTCACAAAAGAAGAAGCAGAGATTATGAGGCGCATCATAAATACTCTCAAGGATAGCAGAAGGGAGATTCTTAACTTTGGTATTGATAGAAGAGAGATAAAAACTTTCGTAGAAGAAAGAATAGAGAAAAAGGAAGAAGAGGAGAATATATCCTATATAACTGTTAGAATAGTCAGAGACCTTCCTGCAATCG is part of the archaeon BMS3Bbin15 genome and encodes:
- the smc_3 gene encoding chromosome partition protein Smc → MESSHSTDDVIKEARGLKESWYSLLGMIESLANFETASDRSFRQVLRHSSIQAKSIEEKLNSLSFAFKRYNPELRDEMDQKIMPLSSGIIELESALQNEIANHRQYIKIKEALSEIEKELEEVEKEKKEVEPKVGFICGKFFQRKNEYKIALERIKATLRKELGELEKNFINRAGKIVEGCVIFRDDEEIEVSELFSIIVREPSAIDSIHLREKNHRKRFFGIIKAENIEPEEKVVVLTYLCEEIEKKARKIKEREKARAEEVRVEFADLDSIEKACSDIDNRRKETEGYALELREKIAKLEEEKPGDYEDYNQILEIKSNLSEILSEGDSALQELIDFIENNMAGVELETNPEKRMLKLKIKELGNRVNHLKPRVTALKDELEKTSNENMKLKGGLGEVTSELQKIKSERSSLEETLNNIREEYSLYREKKGNEIEGLYLEKRKIEEQIKKLMENFETYRNESQVEINRLKEKVKKLEEEKSNLTDEINSKNNKILELERKINEIKEKLKSNIEELLRGVED